The genomic interval AAGAGTCTGATAAAAGTTCTAGGAAGCTTAAACTAAACCCCTAGTGTCTAATCTGGACctgctttatttttcattatcctTAGGCCCGTGGTGGCACATCACAGAATCTTGTGCATAATGTCATCTTGTCTAGAAAACATAATTTCGATAAAAATTGGATAGTTAACACTCTCTATATagatgaaattttcaaaaacttggCCATATCCAAAAGGGAAAACATGAGAAATTGCCAACAATAAGTTGATGTCTGAACAACAAACAAAAGGAGACACTTGTCAGGCCAGAGGTTCCTTATAGAGTTACATTGTGCCGATTGCACTGAAGTTTCTATGGTGACCTTAGTGGCTATGCCTTGAGTCAGAAACATATTAATCATTCTAATTCTCTCTGAGCTACTTTAACCTGCTGACTTAACAAATGCTAATaatcagtttcatcaaaagCTCTCTAAAACTACTTCGACGTCCAAAATGGTGCCTCTCTAAAGAATTCAAATATCTTAGAAATAAAAGACTTCCTTTCACTCAAATTACTCCATGACAACTTTTTGAAGTTTTAGTTTGCCATAGGGAGCTCATAGTAACTGAACATATAGCGTCATCATATGCCAACATAGtgataacaaaaaattgataCCTTATAATTGTTATACTGTTGCAGGTACTGTCTCTCCTTCGATGCCATGACTGCCAAGTTAGTCTTCCAGTTCTCCATTTGAGCTTCACAAGGAGCCACATCATCTTCAAGCTGTCCAAGTGTTCTGCCAAAGTAGATAGATagaaaatccaaaaaataaacaacagaTATTTCCacaaaatagaatttttcTTCACATGTATATCTATAAATACAAAGAAATTTTTCACGGAAAGAACTAGAATTGCGATTATAGTCAAAGCTACTACTACCCTATGAATCATACCTTTTCAAATAGGTTAACCTTGCAATTGCTTTACGGGTATAATCAAGAAGAATTTTGGACTCCTTCTGTACTTTAGCTCTCTTCTCCTCCACGGCAGTTTTTCTCAGCGAAATGTCGCCCATTGCTACAAGGAAACTGAATAAACCTCATCCAATTAAGCTTTAAAAActcaacaataaataaataaaaatgataaataacgGTGAAACAAATGATACCCAACCCACCTACTAAGTTCAGTGTctcttatatttaataaattagcTACATTTGCAAGAACTTGCGCCGACGAAACCACATTAGAGGGCAAACTCTCTTGAGCCAACCCTACATTCTCCAATATCTCTCTTATCCTAGCAGCTACAAAAAccatcaaacaaataaataaataacttttttttggtgggggggggaggggggggggagaTGATAACAGttttaataagaaatgaaaattgtaaagagaaaaaaaagatgccTTGTGATCGATATTCGGCGGCTTTTTGGCGAAAATCGGCGGCGACGATGTTGGCGGCTTTAGTTTTGGCCTGCGAGAGAGTTGCGAGGTTGTACAAATGCGCAACGCTCCGAGACGTGTATTCGAAGGCGGGGACCTCTTTTGCGGACGCTTCGAACTGTGACGCCAGCCACGCTTTCACATCCGCAATTCGTGCCGCGTCGCGGGACTCCGTCGGAGGAGGATCAATCAGGCTCACACTATCGCTCATTGCGCTGAGACCACAGATTCTGCGTTGACGGTTTGATCTATGAATTTCTGATTAGATGATTCTTTCAAATTGGCTGCTCatcatttgttttaaattttttttctatttaatttaattgaaaccGTAGATCTGATCGGACGGCcagttttgaatttgaataaacGAGTTAGCGCCGGAGGCACGAGGAGTTGTCTGTATCTTTACTCCACAGCCACGCAGGCCAAACATTATGAGAACTTTtctttctaaaataaatttaaaggacTTTCTGAAAGTGACGTTGTtcgaattctttttttttaaatttatttaaatattatggaAAGAGCACTGATATTTGAATATCTAAATAACAGTATGATCTACACTTcagtgatttatttaattttttaaggttctttttaagttcaaaaaataaaatttctttttctcccaattttgataaaaatagatatttttcttcataatCATCTGAATAAATTTCCGAACTAATACTTAATAAATGTATCCGTgtaatcaaaaataaaaaaataaatgtatccgcaaattataacaatttaaaagaatatatatatataaccaaaaCAATCTTGCTTATTTTTACCTCTTTTCAAGTTTCACAAGGCAATGAAAAAAATCCTT from Citrus sinensis cultivar Valencia sweet orange chromosome 9, DVS_A1.0, whole genome shotgun sequence carries:
- the LOC102611840 gene encoding AUGMIN subunit 1; translation: MSDSVSLIDPPPTESRDAARIADVKAWLASQFEASAKEVPAFEYTSRSVAHLYNLATLSQAKTKAANIVAADFRQKAAEYRSQAARIREILENVGLAQESLPSNVVSSAQVLANVANLLNIRDTELSSFLVAMGDISLRKTAVEEKRAKVQKESKILLDYTRKAIARLTYLKRTLGQLEDDVAPCEAQMENWKTNLAVMASKERQYLQQYNNYKALLNRVGYTPEISHGVLVEMAEHRKELEKKTKPILDTLRSYQDLPPDKALAALAIEDKKRQYAAAEKYLEDVLHSALATND